In Physeter macrocephalus isolate SW-GA chromosome 2, ASM283717v5, whole genome shotgun sequence, a single window of DNA contains:
- the ACTL9 gene encoding actin-like protein 9 — MPQDPPSMVGDRLPPKTRAVVIDMGTGTCKVGFAGQARPTYTVATVVGCQPKKPTTTGPPVLETFIGEAARTRPELMLVQPVRNGIVVDWDAAELIWRHMLEHDLRVNPQDHPLLFSDPPFSPTTNREKLVEVGFESLSSPAMYVASQSVLSAYAHGRVSGLVVDTGHGVTYTVPVFQGYNLPHATERLDLAGTHLTAFLAEMLLGSGLPLGRQDLDTVENIKRRYCYVASDFLKAQARPEAERRQTLKLPDGRMVTLGQELFRCPELLFSPPEIPGLSPVGVPTMAKQSLHKVPLELRTDVAQNVLLCGGSSLFAGFEGRFRAELLRGLPPEAHVAVAAQPTRNFSVWIGGSILASLRAFNSCWVLRKQYEEQGPHVVYRKCC; from the coding sequence ATGCCGCAGGACCCCCCCAGCATGGTGGGCGACAGGTTGCCCCCAAAGACCCGGGCGGTGGTCATCGACATGGGCACAGGCACCTGTAAGGTGGGCTTCGCGGGGCAGGCCCGGCCCACCTACACCGTGGCCACCGTCGTCGGCTGCCAGCCCAAGAAGCCGACCACCACCGGGCCGCCGGTGCTGGAGACGTTCATCGGCGAAGCAGCCCGCACCCGCCCTGAGCTGATGCTGGTGCAGCCCGTGCGGAACGGCATCGTGGTGGACTGGGACGCAGCCGAGCTGATCTGGCGCCACATGCTGGAACACGACCTCCGCGTGAACCCCCAGGACCACCCGCTGCTGTTCTCCGATCCGCCCTTCAGCCCCACCACCAACCGCGAGAAGCTGGTGGAGGTGGGTTTCGAGTCGCTGAGCTCCCCCGCCATGTACGTGGCTTCCCAGTCCGTGCTGTCGGCCTACGCGCACGGGCGGGTCAGCGGGCTGGTGGTGGACACGGGCCATGGGGTCACCTACACGGTGCCCGTCTTCCAGGGCTACAACCTGCCTCACGCCACAGAGCGCCTGGACCTGGCGGGCACCCACCTGACCGCCTTCCTGGCGGAGATGCTGCTCGGCTCCGGCTTGCCGCTGGGGCGGCAGGACCTGGACACGGTGGAGAACATCAAGCGCCGCTACTGCTATGTGGCCTCCGACTTCCTGAAGGCACAGGCCCGGCCCGAGGCGGAACGCCGCCAGACCTTGAAGCTGCCCGACGGGCGGATGGTCACGCTGGGCCAAGAGCTGTTCCGGTGCCCTGAGCTGCTGTTCAGCCCCCCCGAGATCCCAGGGCTGTCGCCCGTGGGCGTCCCCACCATGGCGAAACAGAGTCTTCACAAGGTGCCGCTGGAGTTGCGGACCGATGTGGCCCAGAACGTGCTGCTCTGCGGGGGCTCTTCACTCTTCGCCGGGTTTGAGGGTCGCTTCCGCGCCGAGCTGCTGCGCGGTCTGCCGCCAGAGGCCCACGTGGCGGTGGCGGCCCAGCCCACCAGGAATTTCTCCGTGTGGATCGGAGGCTCCATCCTCGCCTCGCTGCGCGCCTTCAATTCCTGCTGGGTCCTGCGGAAGCAGTACGAGGAGCAGGGGCCCCACGTCGTGTACCGCAAATGCTGCTGA